In a single window of the Papaver somniferum cultivar HN1 chromosome 8, ASM357369v1, whole genome shotgun sequence genome:
- the LOC113302506 gene encoding uncharacterized protein LOC113302506 isoform X2, giving the protein MRNVSFLKDGLSIMPHDCGILTQERALLPLLLGPNVNGSCKELIEIQRDVKNDAEATTNGQMELVEYAYALKPLRIVPNCVIDLNIPLAAVEETKVHDEEPTLPLTTTEGEQTLVDQMDRGETIACIASSRLEGGNQGSSSPGEIVPDSDDFEASRSRIPRIEGKDGCKEQKIQKYEGKYSCDTGEDLRVEEKDSCNKRQILRIEGKNSCKEGRILGKEEKDSCKEGQTQANRGTNEEGRGVALLLDHATELQEDLKGVLGSTEIANHKEMVTSLDREKTIGIVESQLVLPSAEIYTVKMQSTRFPTKVKSMGRDKAPGVGVLSDSQNCNKAAKSLKQQEQSKRDQQVMPTKHKLKQSRNVDISIASTSLAPKNQSETRELPNFESFIVEEEEGSGGYGTVYRARRKSDGKTFAIKCPHEKAHAHHMYNELKMLERFGGKNFVIKYEGSFKSGNSECFVLEHVDHDRPEALKKEIDMYELQWYGYCMFRALASLHKQYVVHRDVKPGNFLFSRKLIKGYLIDFNLAMDLQQKYNATGKSKKSSSVNFGHVPLPSINSAPPGITGKVTSNRVVDAGNQVTAKVSKPSVEPKSIRKRGADLGPSKAYLDLGTRQKLKTQVADVSGITSANATSTRTPSGEQQREPMPMTTRKELRRLVEAIQSPDDPNQKRISFPSSQRKRVAAPHGKVDRKLFYLTPMPVHSASNAFVGSGLLNNKGDGKQKREGPCVGTKGFRAPEVLLKSPHQGPKVDVWSAGVTLLYLMIGRSPFGGDPEQNMKDIVKIRGSEDLQEVAKLHNRESSFPVELLDLESLQSMKLQEWCKINTKRPELIDKIPRSLFDLIDKCLTVNPRLRISAEDALNHEFFAECHDSLRRQRLRRNHSQEQP; this is encoded by the exons ATGAGGAACGTGAGTTTTCTAAAAGATGGCTTGTCCATTATGCCACATGATTGTGGGATTTTAACCCAAGAAAGAGCGCTGCTTCCATTGCTTCTCGGTCCTAATGTCAACGGTTCATGTAAGGAATTGATTGAAATTCAACGTGATGTTAAAAATGATGCTGAGGCAACCACAAATGGGCAAATGGAGTTGGTAGAATATGCATATGCACTGAAACCGTTGCGCATTGTGCCAAATTGTGTAATAGACCTGAACATTCCTCTAGCTGCAGTAGAGGAAACTAAGGTACATGATGAGGAACCAACTCTTCCATTAACTACAACTGAGGGTGAGCAAACTCTTGTAGACCAGATGGATCGTGGAGAAACCATAGCATGTATTGCATCTTCTCGTCTGGAAGGAGGTAACCAGGGTAGTAGTTCGCCAGGTGAGATTGTCCCTGATAGTGATGATTTTGAAGCTTCGAGAAGTAGAATACCAAGAATTGAGGGAAAAGATGGTTGCAAGGAACAGAAAATTCAAAAATACGAGGGGAAGTATAGTTGTGACACAGGTGAAGATTTGAGGGTCGAGGAGAAGGATAGCTGCAACAAACGACAAATTCTAAGAATTGAGGGAAAGAATAGTTGCAAGGAAGGACGTATTTTAGGAAAAGAGGAAAAGGATAGTTGCAAGGAAGGACAAACTCAAGCGAATCGTGGAACAAATGAAGAAGGTAGAGGAGTGGCCTTACTTCTTGATCATGCAACAGAATTGCAGGAGGATCTGAAAGGTGTTTTGGGATCTACGGAAATAGCGAACCACAAAGAAATGGTGACATCTTTGGACAGAGAGAAGACAATTGGCATAGTGGAAAGCCAGCTTGTTCTACCTTCAGCTGAGATCTATACTGTCAAGATGCAGTCGACAAGGTTTCCCACTAAAGTGAAAAGCATGGGCAGGGATAAAGCTCCAGGAGTGGGGGTTCTATCTGACTCGCAAAATTGCAATAAGGCTGCGAAATCTCTTAAACAACAGGAGCAATCTAAAAGAGATCAGCAGGTTATGCCCACAAAGCATAAGTTAAAGCAGAGTCGTAATGTTGACATAAGTATCGCTTCCACCTCTCTTGCTCCTAAG AATCAATCGGAGACTAGGGAACTACCAAACTTTGAATCTTTCAtcgtagaggaagaagaaggttcaG GTGGTTATGGGACTGTCTACAGGGCACGGCGAAAGAGCGATGGGAAGACATTTGCTATAAAAT GTCCTCACGAGAAGGCTCATGCACACCATATGTACAATGAGCTAAAGATGCTGGAGCGATTTGG AGGTAAGAATTTCGTCATAAAATATGAGGGCTCTTTCAAAAGCGGCAACTCTGAGTGCTTTGTTTTAGAGCATGTTGATCACGACCGACCAGAG GCGTTGAAGAAAGAGATAGATATGTACGAGCTCCAGTGGTATGGTTATTGTATGTTTAGAGCTCTTGCTAGTTTGCACAAGCAG TATGTTGTGCATAGAGATGTAAAACCCGGGAACTTTCTCTTTTCCCGTAAGCTTATAAAAGGTTACCTCATTGACTTCAATCTTGCAATG GATTTACAACAGAAATACAATGCCACTG GCAAATCGAAGAAGAGTTCTAGTGTGAACTTTGGTCATGTTCCACTTCCCAGTATCAATTCTGCTCCACCTGGCATAACTGGGAAAGTTACAAGTAATAGAGTTGTAGACGCAGGTAATCAAGTAACAGCAAAGGTCTCAAAACCATCTGTTGAGCCAAAGAGCATTAGGAAGAGAGGAGCTGATCTGGGTCCTTCAAAGGCTTACCTGGATTTGGGTACtagacaaaaattaaaaacccaAGTTGCAGATGTTTCAGGCATAACCTCAGCAAATGCAACAAGCACAAGAACCCCTTCAGGGGAGCAGCAGAGAGAACCCATGCCGATGACAACAAGGAAGGAACTGCGACGCTTAGTGGAGGCTATTCAAAGTCCAGATGATCCCAATCAAAAGAGAATAAGTTTTCCTTCTTCTCAGAGGAAAAGAGTTGCTGCTCCCCATGGGAAAGTTGACAGAAAGCTTTTTTACTTGACTCCAATGCCTGTGCACTCCGCTAGCAATGCTTTTGTTGGTTCCGGATTGCTTAATAACAAAG GCGATGGAAAGCAGAAAAGAGAAGGTCCTTGCGTTGGAACCAAAGGGTTTCGGGCACCAGAG GTTTTGTTGAAGTCTCCACATCAAGGTCCTAAAGTTGATGTTTGGTCTGCTGGGGTTACTCTTCTTTACCTGATGATAGGAAGATCACCTTTTGGTGGCGATCCTGAACA GAATATGAAAGATATTGTGAAGATAAGAGGTAGCGAAGATCTGCAGGAAGTAGCCAAATTACACAACCGCGAATCTTCATTCCCTGTG GAATTGTTGGATTTGGAGTCCTTGCAATCAATGAAACTACAAGAATGGTGTAAGATTAACACTAAGAGACCGGAGCTCATCGACAAAATCCCGAGATCGCTCTTTGATTTGATAGATAAGTGCTTGACAGTGAACCCAAGGTTGAGAATCAGTGCAGAGGATGCTCTTAACCATGAATTCTTTGCAGAATGCCATGACAGCCTTAGGAGGCAAAGACTAAGACGTAATCATTCACAAGAACAGCCATGA
- the LOC113302505 gene encoding putative dual specificity protein phosphatase DSP8, translating into MYIEELKEEGELEVAVTKSELVAVEKDDLQRKEIAVSNAKRAFILIGARALFYPTLLYNVVRNKMQSEFRWWDCVDEFILLGAVPFPTDVPRLKQLGVHGVITLNESYETLVPTSLYQAYEIDHLVLPTRDYLFAPSYGNICRAVDFIHKNASSGKTTYVHCKAGRGRSTTIVLCYLVQHRQMTPEAAYRYVKSVRARVLLAKTQWQAVQEFYRLKVKRVSKPGNLDNQLVLKTSSDYPASATEVAILDDNSVVVVTESDLAGYDVNSSDCASVGNVIWAELSLVYRVQFAGQSALARLSCLRLSCVARQKELVESLSRENSCSVGTDQLGGLGVDIHVY; encoded by the exons ATGTATATTGAGGAATTGAAGGAGGAGGGTGAGTTAGAAGTTGCAGTAACAAAAAGTGAGTTGGTTGCAGTAGAAAAGGATGATCTTCAGCGTAAAGAAATTGCCGTGTCTAATGCGAAGAGGGCTTTTATACTAATTGGGGCTAGGGCTCTTTTCTACCCGACTCTTCTGTATAATGTTGTCAGGAACAAGATGCAATCGGAATTCCGTTGGTGGGATTGTGTTGACGAG TTTATACTGTTAGGTGCTGTTCCTTTTCCCACTGATGTTCCTCGCCTAAAACAACTTGGTGTTCATGGAGTGATCACACTAAATGAGTCATATGAGACTTTGGTGCCCACATCACTGTATCAA GCTTATGAGATTGACCATTTGGTGCTCCCCACAAGAGATTACCTCTTCGCTCCATCGTACGGCAATATATGCCGAGCTGTAGACTTCATCCACA AGAATGCCTCAAGTGGGAAGACTACATATGTTCATTGTAAAGCTGGTCGAGGGCGAAGCACGACTATCGTTCTTTGTTACTTG GTTCAACACAGGCAGATGACCCCGGAGGCTGCATACAGGTATGTGAAGTCAGTTAGAGCCAGGGTACTCCTAGCTAAGACTCAGTGGCAG GCTGTTCAAGAGTTCTATCGGCTTAAGGTTAAAAGAGTAAGTAAACCTGGCAACTTGGACAATCAGTTAGTCCTGAAAACTTCATCAGATTACCCGGCCTCAGCTACAGAGGTAGCTATCCTTGATGACAATTCAGTTGTGGTGGTAACTGAATCAGACCTCGCTGGATATGATGTGAATTCCTCAGACTGTGCAAGTGTGGGAAATGTGATATGGGCAGAATTGAGCTTGGTTTATAGAGTCCAGTTTGCTGGTCAGTCAGCATTGGCAAGGCTTTCATGTTTACGGCTTAGCTGCGTGGCACGTCAGAAAGAGTTGGTTGAAAGTTTGAGCAGGGAGAACAGTTGTTCTGTTGGCACTGATCAATTAGGAGGTCTTGGGGTAGACATTCACGTCTACTGA
- the LOC113302506 gene encoding uncharacterized protein LOC113302506 isoform X1, which produces MVAYITDTEGSCSSNSVSQADRNQAWYLFRTLLYLRGPYRLSELAQKCNLSTDFVRFLCSLPDSPILLSKDLFVTISLPAYFSVFPLSSAMRVTLTRESSKGNIGDVRMYYYRKRKQQKLDTFSSTSLKRRRLISAPEPDDDDTATLLALADSILSVTSTKDYVDFADKLMRNVSFLKDGLSIMPHDCGILTQERALLPLLLGPNVNGSCKELIEIQRDVKNDAEATTNGQMELVEYAYALKPLRIVPNCVIDLNIPLAAVEETKVHDEEPTLPLTTTEGEQTLVDQMDRGETIACIASSRLEGGNQGSSSPGEIVPDSDDFEASRSRIPRIEGKDGCKEQKIQKYEGKYSCDTGEDLRVEEKDSCNKRQILRIEGKNSCKEGRILGKEEKDSCKEGQTQANRGTNEEGRGVALLLDHATELQEDLKGVLGSTEIANHKEMVTSLDREKTIGIVESQLVLPSAEIYTVKMQSTRFPTKVKSMGRDKAPGVGVLSDSQNCNKAAKSLKQQEQSKRDQQVMPTKHKLKQSRNVDISIASTSLAPKNQSETRELPNFESFIVEEEEGSGGYGTVYRARRKSDGKTFAIKCPHEKAHAHHMYNELKMLERFGGKNFVIKYEGSFKSGNSECFVLEHVDHDRPEALKKEIDMYELQWYGYCMFRALASLHKQYVVHRDVKPGNFLFSRKLIKGYLIDFNLAMDLQQKYNATGKSKKSSSVNFGHVPLPSINSAPPGITGKVTSNRVVDAGNQVTAKVSKPSVEPKSIRKRGADLGPSKAYLDLGTRQKLKTQVADVSGITSANATSTRTPSGEQQREPMPMTTRKELRRLVEAIQSPDDPNQKRISFPSSQRKRVAAPHGKVDRKLFYLTPMPVHSASNAFVGSGLLNNKGDGKQKREGPCVGTKGFRAPEVLLKSPHQGPKVDVWSAGVTLLYLMIGRSPFGGDPEQNMKDIVKIRGSEDLQEVAKLHNRESSFPVELLDLESLQSMKLQEWCKINTKRPELIDKIPRSLFDLIDKCLTVNPRLRISAEDALNHEFFAECHDSLRRQRLRRNHSQEQP; this is translated from the exons ATGGTAGCTTACATTACAGACACAGAAGGAAGCTGTAGTAGTAACAGTGTAAGTCAAGCTGATAGAAACCAAGCGTGGTATTTGTTTCGGACGTTACTGTATCTGCGGGGTCCTTATCGTCTCTCAGAACTCGCCCAGAAGTGTAATTTATCGACTGATTTTGTTAGGTTTTTGTGTTCGCTTCCTGATTCGCCTATACTGTTGAGTAAAGATTTGTTTGTAACTATTAGTTTACCTGCGTATTTTTCTGTATTTCCGTTGAGTTCTGCCATGAGAGTTACACTTACTAGGGAGTCATCAAAGGGAAATATTGGTGATGTCAGGATGTATTATTACAGGAAGAGAAAGCAACAGAAACTGGATACTTTTTCTTCGACTTCtttgaaaagaagaagattaatTTCAGCTCCAGAACCTG ATGATGATGATACTGCTACTTTATTAGCGTTAGCAGATAGCATCCTCAGCGTTACATCGACTAAG GATTATGTTGATTTTGCTGATAAGTTAATGAGGAACGTGAGTTTTCTAAAAGATGGCTTGTCCATTATGCCACATGATTGTGGGATTTTAACCCAAGAAAGAGCGCTGCTTCCATTGCTTCTCGGTCCTAATGTCAACGGTTCATGTAAGGAATTGATTGAAATTCAACGTGATGTTAAAAATGATGCTGAGGCAACCACAAATGGGCAAATGGAGTTGGTAGAATATGCATATGCACTGAAACCGTTGCGCATTGTGCCAAATTGTGTAATAGACCTGAACATTCCTCTAGCTGCAGTAGAGGAAACTAAGGTACATGATGAGGAACCAACTCTTCCATTAACTACAACTGAGGGTGAGCAAACTCTTGTAGACCAGATGGATCGTGGAGAAACCATAGCATGTATTGCATCTTCTCGTCTGGAAGGAGGTAACCAGGGTAGTAGTTCGCCAGGTGAGATTGTCCCTGATAGTGATGATTTTGAAGCTTCGAGAAGTAGAATACCAAGAATTGAGGGAAAAGATGGTTGCAAGGAACAGAAAATTCAAAAATACGAGGGGAAGTATAGTTGTGACACAGGTGAAGATTTGAGGGTCGAGGAGAAGGATAGCTGCAACAAACGACAAATTCTAAGAATTGAGGGAAAGAATAGTTGCAAGGAAGGACGTATTTTAGGAAAAGAGGAAAAGGATAGTTGCAAGGAAGGACAAACTCAAGCGAATCGTGGAACAAATGAAGAAGGTAGAGGAGTGGCCTTACTTCTTGATCATGCAACAGAATTGCAGGAGGATCTGAAAGGTGTTTTGGGATCTACGGAAATAGCGAACCACAAAGAAATGGTGACATCTTTGGACAGAGAGAAGACAATTGGCATAGTGGAAAGCCAGCTTGTTCTACCTTCAGCTGAGATCTATACTGTCAAGATGCAGTCGACAAGGTTTCCCACTAAAGTGAAAAGCATGGGCAGGGATAAAGCTCCAGGAGTGGGGGTTCTATCTGACTCGCAAAATTGCAATAAGGCTGCGAAATCTCTTAAACAACAGGAGCAATCTAAAAGAGATCAGCAGGTTATGCCCACAAAGCATAAGTTAAAGCAGAGTCGTAATGTTGACATAAGTATCGCTTCCACCTCTCTTGCTCCTAAG AATCAATCGGAGACTAGGGAACTACCAAACTTTGAATCTTTCAtcgtagaggaagaagaaggttcaG GTGGTTATGGGACTGTCTACAGGGCACGGCGAAAGAGCGATGGGAAGACATTTGCTATAAAAT GTCCTCACGAGAAGGCTCATGCACACCATATGTACAATGAGCTAAAGATGCTGGAGCGATTTGG AGGTAAGAATTTCGTCATAAAATATGAGGGCTCTTTCAAAAGCGGCAACTCTGAGTGCTTTGTTTTAGAGCATGTTGATCACGACCGACCAGAG GCGTTGAAGAAAGAGATAGATATGTACGAGCTCCAGTGGTATGGTTATTGTATGTTTAGAGCTCTTGCTAGTTTGCACAAGCAG TATGTTGTGCATAGAGATGTAAAACCCGGGAACTTTCTCTTTTCCCGTAAGCTTATAAAAGGTTACCTCATTGACTTCAATCTTGCAATG GATTTACAACAGAAATACAATGCCACTG GCAAATCGAAGAAGAGTTCTAGTGTGAACTTTGGTCATGTTCCACTTCCCAGTATCAATTCTGCTCCACCTGGCATAACTGGGAAAGTTACAAGTAATAGAGTTGTAGACGCAGGTAATCAAGTAACAGCAAAGGTCTCAAAACCATCTGTTGAGCCAAAGAGCATTAGGAAGAGAGGAGCTGATCTGGGTCCTTCAAAGGCTTACCTGGATTTGGGTACtagacaaaaattaaaaacccaAGTTGCAGATGTTTCAGGCATAACCTCAGCAAATGCAACAAGCACAAGAACCCCTTCAGGGGAGCAGCAGAGAGAACCCATGCCGATGACAACAAGGAAGGAACTGCGACGCTTAGTGGAGGCTATTCAAAGTCCAGATGATCCCAATCAAAAGAGAATAAGTTTTCCTTCTTCTCAGAGGAAAAGAGTTGCTGCTCCCCATGGGAAAGTTGACAGAAAGCTTTTTTACTTGACTCCAATGCCTGTGCACTCCGCTAGCAATGCTTTTGTTGGTTCCGGATTGCTTAATAACAAAG GCGATGGAAAGCAGAAAAGAGAAGGTCCTTGCGTTGGAACCAAAGGGTTTCGGGCACCAGAG GTTTTGTTGAAGTCTCCACATCAAGGTCCTAAAGTTGATGTTTGGTCTGCTGGGGTTACTCTTCTTTACCTGATGATAGGAAGATCACCTTTTGGTGGCGATCCTGAACA GAATATGAAAGATATTGTGAAGATAAGAGGTAGCGAAGATCTGCAGGAAGTAGCCAAATTACACAACCGCGAATCTTCATTCCCTGTG GAATTGTTGGATTTGGAGTCCTTGCAATCAATGAAACTACAAGAATGGTGTAAGATTAACACTAAGAGACCGGAGCTCATCGACAAAATCCCGAGATCGCTCTTTGATTTGATAGATAAGTGCTTGACAGTGAACCCAAGGTTGAGAATCAGTGCAGAGGATGCTCTTAACCATGAATTCTTTGCAGAATGCCATGACAGCCTTAGGAGGCAAAGACTAAGACGTAATCATTCACAAGAACAGCCATGA